One genomic segment of Impatiens glandulifera chromosome 6, dImpGla2.1, whole genome shotgun sequence includes these proteins:
- the LOC124943895 gene encoding LOB domain-containing protein 30-like, which yields MSIKANSRTRIRACGACKFLRKKCLEDCIFAPYFDSGEGIVNFAAVHKIFGASNVTKLLTNVPIHKRPDTVFTLNYEAHARLRDPIYGCMSEIRDLQNHVINLQSEISCLQAHVARQPPPQQPPQQQPPSSLSMLDFPFADAGTYDMSLPLYEFDPNIGSSHQQANSWAANLQQFHDHNSFAGAPVGGGIGEEFARELLLRYGRSAPSMPPWP from the exons atgagCATCAAGGCCAATTCTCGCACAAGAATCAGGGCATGCGGGGCCTGCAAATTCTTGAGGAAGAAATGTCTAGAGGACTGCATATTCGCACCTTACTTTGATTCCGGTGAAGGAATTGTCAATTTTGCGGCCGTTCATAAGATTTTTGGAGCGAGCAACGTTACAAAGCTTTTAACCAATGTCCCAATCCACAAACGACCCGACACCGTTTTTACTTTAAACTACGAGGCTCATGCTCGTCTCCGAGATCCTATTTATGGTTGCATGTCTGAGATCCGTGATCTCCAAAATCAT GTGATCAATCTACAATCGGAGATTTCGTGCTTGCAAGCCCATGTAGCCAGGCAGCCGCCACCTCAGCAACCACCTCAGCAACAACCGCCATCTTCTCTGTCCATGTTGGACTTCCCTTTTGCTGACGCTGGCACCTATGACATGTCACTACCTCTCTATGAGTTTGATCCAAATATTGGATCATCTCATCAGCAGGCCAATTCATGGGCAGCAAATCTGCAGCAATTCCATGATCATAACTCTTTCGCCGGAGCTCCGGTGGGCGGCGGGATTGGGGAAGAGTTTGCCAGGGAGTTATTGCTGAGGTATGGAAGATCTGCCCCAAGCATGCCACCATGGCCCTAA
- the LOC124943896 gene encoding LOB domain-containing protein 30-like translates to MSTETNSSARIIIRPCGACRYLQKKCLDNCIFAPYFNSDQGTANFASIHKIFGASNVTKLLTNIPIDKRPEAVRTLNYEAYARLQDPIYGCVSQIFGLQNQVINLQRENAWLQAQVARQPPPLQPYQHQPHQQQPQYSLSMSDYPLVGGATYDMAPLFEFDPNIGSSQQQDSWAANQQPFHDDHNTFAGVPVGGGDGGGGEELLMRNQRGRKRSAPSMPPGTN, encoded by the exons atgagCACCGAGACCAATTCTAGCGCCAGAATCATTATCAGACCATGCGGAGCCTGTAGATACTTACAAAAGAAATGCCTCGACAATTGCATATTCGCACCTTACTTTAATTCCGATCAAGGAACTGCCAATTTCGCGTCGATTCATAAGATATTCGGAGCAAGCAACGTTACAAAACTTCTAACGAATATTCCGATCGACAAACGGCCCGAGGCAGTTAGGACTTTAAATTATGAAGCTTATGCTCGTCTCCAAGATCCTATTTATGGTTGTGTATCTCAAATCTTTGGTCTCCAAAATCAG gtGATCAATCTTCAACGAGAGAATGCGTGGTTGCAAGCCCAAGTAGCCAGGCAGCCGCCACCTCTGCAGCCATATCAGCACCAGCCACATCAGCAACAGCCACAGTATTCTTTGTCCATGTCGGACTACCCATTGGTTGGCGGCGCCACCTATGACATGGCACCTCTCTTTGAGTTTGATCCAAATATTGGATCATCTCAACAACAGGATTCATGGGCAGCCAATCAGCAGCCGTTCCATGATGATCACAACACTTTCGCCGGTGTTCCGGTGGGAGGTGGCGACGGCGGTGGTGGAGAAGAGTTACTGATGAGGAATCAACGAGGAAGAAAAAGATCTGCCCCAAGCATGCCACCTGGCACTAAttga